In Microbulbifer salipaludis, a genomic segment contains:
- a CDS encoding glutaredoxin family protein yields MKTVTIGWLWILAIFPLLLAEARLPPTVPGDATASPTKTLEVFVRDGCPHCADAKAYLPQLQTRYPDLQIVYRSLDTDPRAAEDLARHSRLVGEWPPGVPTFVIEGRVLVGFVSGAHTGPELDRLITGGTARPEATAKTGFRGLSAERLGLPLFTIALGLVDGFNPCAMWVLLFLLSLLVRLRDRRRMALIAGTFVFVSGAIYYAFMAAWLNLFLLVGFSHWLRWLLAGIAVVIGIVNLRDSFAGNHGYTLAIPSSAKPGIYARARKVLRADRLIASMIGVALLAVLVNVIELLCTAGLPAIYTAVLAQQDLSGSAYYGYLGLYILAYIADDALMVTLAVMALGSGKLSARGGRWLKCISGVVMLLLGLTMLFFPQILV; encoded by the coding sequence ATGAAAACCGTGACAATTGGATGGTTGTGGATCCTGGCAATCTTTCCGCTGCTGTTGGCAGAAGCGCGACTACCCCCAACGGTACCCGGAGATGCAACTGCATCGCCGACGAAGACGCTCGAGGTATTTGTGCGCGATGGCTGCCCCCACTGCGCTGATGCGAAAGCGTATCTGCCGCAATTGCAAACACGCTATCCAGACCTGCAGATCGTGTATCGCTCATTGGATACAGATCCGCGCGCGGCAGAAGATCTTGCCCGGCACTCCCGCCTTGTGGGTGAATGGCCACCGGGCGTACCCACCTTTGTGATTGAGGGGCGCGTTCTGGTGGGTTTTGTCAGTGGGGCACACACCGGGCCGGAACTGGACCGCCTGATCACGGGCGGTACTGCACGGCCGGAAGCGACTGCAAAAACCGGATTTCGCGGCCTCAGTGCAGAGCGGCTCGGGCTACCACTTTTCACCATCGCGCTCGGCCTCGTCGATGGTTTCAACCCCTGTGCAATGTGGGTGCTGTTATTTCTGCTATCTCTTCTGGTGCGACTAAGGGACCGACGTCGCATGGCATTGATTGCGGGGACATTTGTGTTCGTCAGTGGTGCCATCTACTACGCGTTTATGGCCGCCTGGCTCAACCTGTTTTTACTGGTAGGGTTCTCACACTGGCTGCGCTGGTTGCTGGCTGGCATTGCCGTGGTGATCGGTATCGTGAACTTGCGGGATTCTTTTGCTGGTAACCACGGCTATACCCTGGCCATTCCATCGTCCGCGAAACCGGGGATTTACGCGCGGGCACGCAAGGTGCTGCGCGCAGACAGGCTCATCGCTTCGATGATCGGTGTGGCGTTACTGGCGGTACTGGTGAATGTGATTGAATTGCTGTGTACCGCCGGCCTGCCGGCCATTTACACCGCGGTTCTCGCCCAGCAGGATCTTAGCGGCTCGGCCTATTATGGTTATCTGGGGCTGTATATTCTGGCCTACATTGCCGATGATGCGCTGATGGTCACTCTTGCAGTCATGGCCCTCGGTAGCGGCAAGTTATCCGCGCGCGGGGGACGCTGGCTTAAATGTATCAGCGGTGTGGTAATGCTGTTACTGGGCCTGACGATGCTGTTTTTCCCGCAAATACTGGTATAA
- a CDS encoding ABC transporter ATP-binding protein — MTDDKYPAIRAEGLTKTYGSGESTVYALRGVSLSVLRGEMVVLLGPSGSGKSTLLNILGGLDSPSAGQVFFDQDELTGFDDRHLTQFRREYVGFVFQFYNLIPSLTARENVALVTEIAREPMTPEQALELVGLGKRMDHFPAQLSGGEQQRVAIARAIAKQPRVLLCDEPTGALDSKTGIVVLEAIARVNRELGTTTMVITHNAAIANMADRILTMGDGQIQRTELNAHPCAPAELSW; from the coding sequence ATGACCGACGACAAGTATCCAGCGATTCGCGCGGAAGGCCTCACCAAAACCTATGGGAGTGGCGAGTCCACGGTATACGCGCTGCGGGGGGTGAGCCTTTCCGTGTTGCGCGGCGAGATGGTCGTGCTGCTGGGCCCTTCGGGCAGTGGCAAATCCACCCTGCTGAATATCCTCGGGGGCCTCGACTCACCTTCTGCGGGCCAGGTATTTTTCGACCAGGACGAGTTGACCGGGTTCGATGATCGTCATCTGACGCAGTTCCGCCGCGAATATGTAGGCTTCGTCTTCCAGTTTTACAACCTGATCCCGAGCCTCACGGCACGGGAAAACGTCGCGCTGGTGACGGAAATCGCGCGGGAGCCGATGACGCCGGAGCAGGCCCTGGAACTGGTGGGGCTGGGCAAACGAATGGATCATTTCCCCGCGCAGCTGTCCGGTGGTGAGCAACAGCGAGTTGCCATTGCTCGCGCAATCGCAAAGCAGCCGCGCGTACTGTTGTGCGACGAGCCCACCGGTGCGTTGGACAGTAAAACCGGCATTGTCGTGCTTGAGGCCATCGCGCGGGTCAACCGCGAACTGGGCACCACCACTATGGTGATCACCCATAACGCGGCCATCGCGAACATGGCGGATCGAATCCTGACCATGGGAGACGGCCAGATACAGCGCACCGAACTCAATGCGCACCCCTGCGCGCCGGCAGAGCTCAGCTGGTAA
- a CDS encoding FtsX-like permease family protein encodes MIEFLQPLDRKLARDLWAIKGQALAIAVVIGCGIGMYLMSKGMLASLADTRAAYYERYRFADVWAPVKRAPNAQLAHITELPGVRRAETRIRAGVILDVAGAAAPIIGEIQSLPVIRGPHINDFVLRRGRYPDPVREEEVLALEAFAEAHNLQPGDHVHAILNGTKKQLTISGIALSPEYVYAISPGEIVPDKKRFGVLWMNREALANAFDLDGAFNEVVLLTSTGEQQDALLDQLDLLLKRYGATGAYGRDQQISDQFLTNEIDQLETMGRLLPPIFLLVAAFLLNVVIGRLVDTEREQIGLLKAFGYSNRTVALHYLKMIGAITALGIVIGIALGLWLGHGLARMYMDYFKFPFLLFRAPPDVYLAGIGFSVLVSAAGTFTAVRKVVRLDPAVAMVPPPPPDYSRSGHWFGALTHRLERAARGIDQPSRMILRHLYRWPKRAAMTCIGIAMSMGLLIGSSFSLDAMMVMVDVSFNVIDRQDVTVNFVEPRNIRAVQDVLHAPGALSAEPFRAIPAVLRNGPRNRREAVIGLTPDAELSRVVDTNLNPVPLPDFGIVLSDKLAELLDITTGETLRLEVRTGRRPEVDVVVSGIVKTYMGTTAYMDLAEMNRMMRDDAVISGTYLLIDPEQTDAFYRALKNTPVVAGVSLQEQAQDAFYETLQESLGTFVFFNTLFAGLIALGVVYNSARISLSERGRELASLRVLGLTRGEVSYILLGELALLTVCALPLGALLGYLLAWTLVQSFSTELFRIPLIISPSTYGYAALVVLLSALASSLLVHRRIQQLDLIAVLKTRE; translated from the coding sequence GTGATCGAGTTTCTGCAACCACTGGACCGCAAGCTCGCGCGCGACCTCTGGGCCATTAAGGGCCAGGCGTTGGCCATTGCGGTTGTGATTGGCTGCGGGATCGGCATGTACCTGATGTCGAAAGGTATGCTGGCGTCATTGGCCGATACCCGCGCGGCCTACTACGAACGCTACCGCTTTGCCGACGTGTGGGCGCCGGTGAAGCGTGCGCCGAATGCACAGCTGGCCCATATCACCGAGCTGCCCGGTGTACGGCGTGCGGAAACCCGTATCCGCGCCGGTGTGATTCTCGATGTCGCGGGCGCCGCCGCACCGATCATCGGCGAAATACAGTCCCTGCCCGTCATCCGCGGGCCCCATATCAACGACTTTGTGTTGCGTCGCGGGCGCTATCCCGATCCGGTACGCGAAGAAGAAGTGCTCGCGCTGGAGGCCTTTGCGGAGGCCCACAATCTGCAACCCGGTGATCACGTCCATGCGATCCTCAATGGTACCAAAAAACAACTGACCATCAGCGGTATTGCCCTGTCCCCGGAGTACGTCTACGCGATTTCGCCCGGTGAAATAGTGCCAGACAAGAAACGCTTCGGGGTGTTGTGGATGAACCGGGAGGCGCTCGCCAATGCCTTTGATCTGGACGGCGCATTCAATGAAGTGGTGCTGCTGACCTCGACCGGAGAACAGCAGGACGCACTGCTCGACCAGCTCGACTTGCTACTCAAACGCTATGGCGCCACCGGAGCCTACGGGCGGGATCAGCAGATTTCCGACCAGTTCCTCACCAATGAGATCGACCAGCTGGAAACCATGGGGCGCCTGTTGCCGCCCATCTTTTTATTGGTGGCCGCCTTTCTTCTGAATGTGGTCATTGGCCGGCTGGTAGATACCGAGCGGGAGCAGATCGGGCTGCTCAAGGCCTTCGGCTACAGCAACCGCACCGTTGCCCTGCACTACCTGAAAATGATCGGGGCCATTACCGCTCTGGGTATCGTGATCGGCATCGCGCTGGGCTTGTGGCTCGGGCACGGTCTGGCGCGCATGTACATGGATTACTTCAAGTTCCCGTTTCTTCTGTTTCGCGCGCCGCCCGATGTCTATCTGGCAGGTATCGGTTTCAGCGTGCTGGTTTCTGCCGCCGGTACCTTTACCGCCGTACGTAAGGTGGTGCGCCTGGACCCGGCGGTGGCGATGGTGCCGCCGCCGCCACCGGATTACAGCCGTTCCGGCCACTGGTTTGGCGCGCTCACCCACCGTCTCGAACGGGCGGCCCGCGGTATCGACCAGCCTTCGCGGATGATTCTGCGGCACCTTTATCGCTGGCCAAAGCGCGCGGCCATGACCTGTATCGGCATCGCTATGTCGATGGGGCTACTGATCGGCTCCAGCTTTTCCCTCGACGCGATGATGGTGATGGTGGACGTCAGCTTTAACGTGATTGATCGCCAGGATGTGACGGTCAACTTCGTCGAGCCGCGCAATATCCGCGCGGTCCAGGATGTGCTGCACGCCCCGGGGGCTCTGAGTGCTGAGCCCTTCCGTGCAATTCCCGCGGTATTGCGCAATGGCCCCCGCAACCGTCGCGAAGCGGTTATCGGGCTCACACCAGACGCGGAGTTGAGCCGCGTGGTGGATACCAATTTGAACCCTGTCCCGCTGCCGGACTTTGGCATCGTGCTGTCAGACAAACTGGCGGAGCTGCTGGATATCACGACCGGTGAGACCCTGCGGCTGGAGGTGCGTACCGGGCGGCGCCCCGAGGTCGATGTGGTAGTGAGCGGGATCGTGAAGACTTATATGGGCACCACCGCCTACATGGACCTTGCAGAAATGAACCGGATGATGCGCGACGACGCAGTAATTTCCGGCACCTACCTGCTTATTGACCCTGAACAGACCGATGCGTTTTACCGCGCACTCAAGAACACCCCGGTGGTCGCCGGGGTCAGTTTGCAGGAACAGGCGCAGGATGCGTTTTACGAAACACTGCAGGAAAGCCTCGGCACCTTTGTGTTTTTCAATACCCTGTTTGCAGGTCTGATCGCGCTTGGGGTGGTGTACAACAGCGCACGGATATCGCTCTCGGAACGGGGGCGGGAGCTCGCCAGCTTACGGGTGCTTGGACTGACCCGCGGGGAGGTTTCGTATATTCTGCTGGGAGAACTGGCATTACTTACGGTGTGCGCCCTGCCGTTGGGGGCGCTGCTGGGCTACCTGCTCGCCTGGACGCTGGTGCAGTCGTTCAGCACCGAACTGTTCCGAATTCCGTTGATCATCAGCCCTTCTACCTATGGGTATGCCGCGCTGGTGGTGCTGCTTTCGGCGCTGGCCTCGAGTCTGCTGGTGCACCGACGTATTCAGCAGCTTGACCTGATCGCGGTACTGAAAACCCGGGAGTAA
- a CDS encoding efflux RND transporter periplasmic adaptor subunit codes for MGHKLFKRITGLLIVLGLLAFFIYAFSPKPVPVDMTEVSRGPMQVAVSDEGYTRVHDVFVVSAPVTGYLLRIQREVGDAVETGATPLVELLPTHPQFLDERGRSQAQAAIRSAEAALKLSSAERRDAEARLNFARADARRARKLGTKGHISQVEVERIELALDSAEAARDTARAAEGVSQSELENARAALIEPQPGAPLMRKEKLVQVTAPVSGRVLRLLQESERVVPVGTPLLEIGNPAELEIVIDLLSRDAVRVQPSAPVKITNWGGDAPLHGRVRLIEPFGFTKISALGIEEQRVNVIVDFVDPKDTWSRLGHGYRVDAAIETWRADDVVQVPTGALFRHQKSWALFRVMGGRAVRTEIEVGHNNGQMAEVLSGVTPGEVVVLHPSERIADGVKVVRRTQLGSAL; via the coding sequence ATGGGCCACAAACTGTTCAAACGTATCACCGGTCTGCTGATTGTACTCGGCCTGCTGGCGTTCTTTATCTACGCATTTTCCCCCAAACCGGTACCGGTCGATATGACCGAGGTCTCCCGCGGGCCCATGCAGGTTGCCGTTTCCGATGAGGGCTACACCCGGGTGCACGATGTGTTTGTGGTGTCGGCACCGGTCACCGGCTACCTGCTGCGCATACAGCGCGAAGTGGGCGATGCAGTAGAAACCGGCGCTACACCACTGGTGGAATTACTGCCCACACATCCGCAGTTCCTCGACGAGCGTGGGCGCAGCCAGGCGCAGGCGGCAATCCGCAGTGCCGAGGCGGCTCTGAAGCTTTCCAGTGCGGAGCGCCGAGATGCGGAAGCCCGGCTTAATTTTGCCCGCGCTGACGCCAGGCGCGCGCGCAAGCTGGGGACCAAGGGTCACATTTCTCAAGTGGAAGTCGAGCGCATTGAGCTGGCACTGGACAGCGCCGAGGCTGCCCGGGATACCGCCCGCGCCGCCGAAGGGGTAAGTCAGAGCGAGCTCGAAAATGCCCGTGCGGCCTTGATCGAGCCCCAGCCGGGGGCACCCTTGATGCGCAAGGAAAAGCTCGTCCAGGTTACCGCCCCGGTTTCCGGGCGTGTACTGCGGCTGCTGCAGGAAAGTGAGCGCGTGGTACCGGTGGGCACACCGCTGCTGGAAATCGGCAACCCCGCTGAACTGGAAATTGTCATCGATCTGCTCTCCCGGGATGCCGTGCGGGTGCAGCCGAGCGCACCGGTCAAGATCACCAACTGGGGGGGCGATGCGCCACTGCATGGGCGGGTGCGGCTTATCGAGCCCTTTGGGTTTACCAAGATCTCGGCACTAGGTATTGAAGAGCAGCGGGTCAATGTGATCGTGGATTTTGTGGACCCGAAAGACACCTGGTCGCGGCTGGGGCACGGTTACCGGGTGGACGCTGCCATTGAAACCTGGCGCGCTGACGATGTGGTACAGGTACCGACTGGCGCCCTCTTCCGCCACCAGAAATCCTGGGCATTGTTTCGGGTCATGGGTGGCCGCGCGGTGCGCACGGAAATAGAGGTTGGCCACAATAACGGGCAAATGGCCGAAGTACTGTCGGGGGTGACCCCCGGCGAAGTCGTCGTCCTCCACCCCAGTGAACGGATTGCGGACGGTGTGAAGGTGGTACGGCGCACGCAGCTAGGGTCGGCGTTGTAA
- a CDS encoding mechanosensitive ion channel family protein, translating into MNTEVLHQFLENKLAWSLLLLVVVLVVRYLLATLFRRSSWQRQDIRRRVHMVHNFANLAIVIGLFAIWVSELRDFALSIAAFSVAIVIALRDVVACLVGGLYQASMRSFTIGDWVRIGDQFGEVIDNNWLSTTLLEIDPHGLGNGYTGTTLYVPNNVFFTQPVKNLNFMRRYIEHTFSIVRESKGKNPFDIKPFITERVLEHCESFKEVAERYCKLIESRMGVDLAGTEPKIKVSTSELGHDVLTITLFCPREEASEIEQKVTEDYYRFWYGDADQSLTPADGAKAG; encoded by the coding sequence ATGAACACTGAAGTCTTGCACCAATTCCTCGAAAACAAACTGGCCTGGAGCCTGCTCCTCCTTGTGGTGGTGCTGGTGGTTCGTTACCTGCTGGCGACCCTGTTTCGCCGCTCCAGCTGGCAGCGGCAGGACATTCGCCGCCGGGTGCATATGGTGCACAACTTTGCCAACCTGGCCATCGTTATCGGCCTGTTTGCCATCTGGGTTTCCGAGCTGCGCGACTTTGCCTTGTCGATCGCTGCATTTTCCGTGGCGATTGTGATTGCTCTGCGGGATGTGGTGGCGTGTCTGGTGGGTGGGCTTTACCAGGCGAGCATGCGGTCGTTTACCATCGGCGACTGGGTGCGCATCGGCGACCAGTTCGGGGAGGTCATCGACAACAACTGGCTGAGTACCACGCTGTTGGAAATCGACCCGCACGGTCTCGGTAACGGATACACCGGCACCACCCTGTATGTGCCCAACAATGTGTTCTTTACCCAGCCGGTGAAGAACCTGAACTTTATGCGGCGCTATATCGAGCACACGTTTTCCATCGTGCGCGAGAGCAAGGGCAAAAATCCGTTCGACATCAAACCGTTTATTACCGAGCGGGTGCTGGAGCACTGCGAATCGTTCAAAGAGGTTGCCGAGCGCTACTGCAAATTGATCGAAAGCCGCATGGGGGTCGACCTGGCCGGCACCGAGCCCAAGATCAAAGTCAGCACCAGTGAGTTGGGCCACGATGTACTGACCATTACCCTGTTCTGTCCGCGAGAAGAGGCCTCAGAAATCGAACAGAAGGTTACCGAGGACTACTACCGGTTCTGGTACGGGGATGCCGACCAAAGCCTGACGCCCGCCGACGGTGCCAAGGCCGGGTGA
- a CDS encoding zf-HC2 domain-containing protein, which translates to MNCKQATQLLSLQQERPLSRRERFSLRFHLMMCKACRNFSTQMDSLRTISRHYAKGEHPASDDRESH; encoded by the coding sequence ATGAATTGTAAACAGGCGACGCAGCTACTGTCCCTGCAGCAGGAGCGCCCACTGAGTCGCCGAGAAAGGTTCAGCCTGCGGTTTCACCTGATGATGTGCAAAGCCTGCAGGAACTTCTCGACACAGATGGATTCCCTGCGCACGATTTCCAGGCACTACGCCAAAGGCGAGCACCCCGCATCCGATGATCGAGAATCGCACTGA
- a CDS encoding RNA polymerase factor sigma-70 has product MPDNSSVPGSSAPGSSAPDRSANSAGRVAQAADAQSLTDPQFLEALRNQMIRFATLQLRDEHQAEDAVQEALAGALKNADSFARQSALRTWVFSILKYKIADILRYRQRVIATSELGDTEQQDQAMMDGLFNANGHWHRAERPSSWSGPQGGVQSDHFWRVFDACLNGLPEKQARVFMMREFIELESHEICNQLELSTSNLHVLLYRARLRLRACLENSWFQAPASGKESDTGLTKEGERQ; this is encoded by the coding sequence ATGCCCGACAACTCTTCTGTGCCCGGTTCTTCTGCGCCCGGTAGTTCCGCGCCCGACCGTTCAGCAAACTCTGCCGGCAGGGTTGCCCAGGCTGCCGATGCCCAGTCGCTTACCGATCCGCAATTTCTGGAGGCGTTACGCAATCAGATGATCCGCTTCGCCACGCTCCAGCTGCGCGATGAGCACCAGGCGGAAGATGCGGTACAGGAGGCGCTCGCGGGTGCGCTCAAGAATGCGGATTCGTTCGCTCGCCAGTCGGCCCTGCGTACCTGGGTTTTCTCGATTCTCAAGTACAAGATTGCCGACATCTTGCGCTACCGTCAGCGGGTTATCGCCACCAGCGAGCTGGGCGACACCGAGCAGCAGGATCAGGCAATGATGGATGGCCTGTTCAACGCCAATGGGCACTGGCACCGGGCCGAGCGCCCCAGCAGCTGGAGTGGTCCGCAAGGTGGTGTCCAGAGTGATCACTTCTGGCGAGTGTTTGATGCTTGCCTGAACGGGCTACCCGAGAAACAGGCACGGGTATTTATGATGCGCGAGTTCATCGAGCTGGAGTCCCACGAGATCTGCAATCAGTTGGAACTTTCCACCAGCAATCTTCACGTATTGCTGTATCGCGCGCGGCTGCGTTTGCGGGCGTGCCTGGAAAACAGCTGGTTCCAGGCGCCGGCCAGCGGGAAAGAAAGCGACACCGGCCTAACGAAAGAAGGAGAGCGCCAGTGA
- the modA gene encoding molybdate ABC transporter substrate-binding protein yields MDRQLHTHRRRPLCAGRNLKARAAALVTGVLTMMAAAAGHSREVTIAVASNFTVPMQAIVARYEARSQQRIQLVFGSSGKIYAQIRNGAPFDAFFSADQEKPARLIDEGLAEPDSRITYAEGRLALWSRHNNLPENIQVLLKTSQFDKLALANPKLAPYGTAAQQVLHNLQLDARTRTRWVQGENISQTYQFVASGNADLGFVALSQIMRDGEIVAGSAWVVPQSLHTPVRQDAVILTRAVDNTVLADFWRYMQEAEVATLLASYGYARSQAVTPSREEGPHAE; encoded by the coding sequence ATGGATAGGCAGCTCCACACTCACCGCCGACGTCCCTTGTGCGCCGGGCGCAACCTGAAAGCGCGAGCGGCGGCCTTGGTTACCGGCGTATTAACCATGATGGCCGCGGCTGCAGGCCACTCGCGGGAAGTAACCATCGCGGTCGCCTCCAATTTCACCGTACCCATGCAGGCCATCGTCGCGCGCTATGAGGCGCGCAGCCAGCAACGGATACAACTGGTGTTTGGCTCGTCCGGCAAAATCTACGCGCAGATCCGAAATGGTGCACCCTTCGATGCGTTTTTCTCCGCGGATCAGGAGAAGCCTGCGCGTCTCATCGACGAGGGGCTGGCCGAGCCCGATTCCCGCATCACCTACGCGGAGGGAAGACTGGCGTTGTGGTCGCGGCATAACAACCTGCCTGAAAACATCCAGGTACTGCTGAAAACCTCGCAATTCGACAAGCTCGCCCTCGCCAACCCGAAACTCGCGCCCTACGGAACCGCAGCCCAGCAAGTGCTGCACAACCTGCAGCTGGACGCGCGCACTCGCACCCGTTGGGTACAGGGGGAGAATATTTCCCAGACCTATCAATTCGTCGCCAGCGGCAATGCCGACCTGGGGTTTGTCGCACTGTCCCAGATCATGCGCGATGGTGAGATCGTCGCGGGCTCCGCCTGGGTAGTGCCACAATCGCTGCATACACCGGTCAGGCAGGACGCGGTCATTCTCACGCGCGCGGTAGACAACACCGTACTGGCGGATTTCTGGCGCTATATGCAGGAGGCAGAGGTGGCGACCCTGCTGGCTTCTTACGGATATGCGAGGAGCCAGGCGGTAACGCCTTCTCGAGAGGAAGGCCCCCATGCTGAGTGA
- the modB gene encoding molybdate ABC transporter permease subunit: MLSESDLGAIWLTLRLATTVTVLLLLLGTPLALWLARTRSVMRGPVSALVALPLVLPPTVLGFYLLVFMGPDGPMGKLTEALGLGTLPFTFWGLVIASLLYSLPFVVQPIQNAIEAQGQQHAEVAATLRAGPWDTFWHVTLPLARPGIITAAVLGFAHTVGEFGVVLMIGGNIPGETRVVSVQIYDHVEALEYTQAHWLSAAMVGFSFAVLLLLYLLQHRNAARGLRYGV, encoded by the coding sequence ATGCTGAGTGAATCTGACCTGGGTGCGATCTGGTTAACCCTGCGTCTCGCCACCACCGTCACTGTCCTGTTACTGCTGCTCGGCACACCGCTGGCGTTATGGCTGGCCCGAACCCGTTCAGTGATGCGAGGGCCGGTGAGTGCGCTGGTGGCATTACCCCTGGTGCTGCCGCCCACGGTACTGGGTTTTTATCTGCTGGTTTTTATGGGCCCCGATGGGCCCATGGGAAAACTGACCGAAGCGCTCGGGCTGGGCACCCTGCCATTCACGTTCTGGGGGCTCGTTATTGCTTCCCTGCTCTACTCACTGCCATTCGTTGTGCAGCCCATCCAAAACGCCATTGAGGCACAGGGGCAACAGCACGCTGAGGTGGCGGCAACACTGCGTGCCGGGCCATGGGATACCTTCTGGCATGTCACCCTGCCCCTGGCAAGGCCGGGCATTATTACCGCAGCCGTCCTGGGCTTCGCGCACACGGTGGGGGAGTTTGGTGTAGTGTTGATGATCGGCGGTAATATTCCCGGTGAGACCCGGGTGGTTTCGGTACAGATTTACGATCACGTGGAAGCGCTGGAATATACCCAGGCACACTGGCTATCGGCTGCCATGGTCGGATTTTCCTTTGCGGTGTTACTCCTGCTGTATCTGCTGCAGCACCGCAACGCTGCCCGGGGATTGCGCTATGGCGTTTGA
- the modC gene encoding molybdenum ABC transporter ATP-binding protein produces the protein MAFEPVSGGGIQGHFHLSRDGGDTHAPFSLKVRLNLPGSGVTGIFGPSGCGKTTLLRCIAGLQPCASGSLAVNGAVWQSAGKPKEALPVHRRPLGFVFQQPSLLPHLNAAQNLRFARKRAWQPVSDAEYRSIIDLLGIGHLLSKRPGALSGGEQQRVAIARALLIKPRVLLMDEPLASLDQMRKREILPYLEKLHRALDIPILYVSHSIEEIARLADHLVLMDNGSITNEGPATALLSREDFPVPLGDDLGVLLEANIAQRDSQWNLLRADFDGGSLWLRDSGEAVGDSIRVRVLARDISLTRGEDTQSSILNRLPVEVEEISADRDPAMVLLRLKPQATATHPSDAVGSRLIARITRRSAHQLSVNTGSRLWAQIKSVAIVR, from the coding sequence ATGGCGTTTGAACCGGTTTCGGGCGGTGGTATCCAGGGTCACTTCCACCTGTCGCGGGATGGTGGCGACACCCACGCGCCCTTTTCCCTGAAGGTGCGGTTGAATCTACCGGGAAGTGGGGTGACCGGCATTTTCGGCCCCTCCGGTTGCGGCAAAACCACCCTGCTCCGCTGTATTGCAGGTCTGCAACCCTGCGCGAGTGGCAGTCTTGCCGTTAATGGTGCGGTATGGCAATCCGCGGGCAAACCGAAAGAGGCACTGCCGGTGCACCGTCGGCCACTGGGGTTTGTGTTTCAGCAGCCGAGCCTGCTCCCACATTTGAATGCAGCACAAAACCTGCGGTTTGCGCGCAAGCGCGCCTGGCAACCGGTGTCCGACGCCGAGTACCGCAGCATTATTGATTTATTGGGGATCGGGCACCTGTTGTCGAAGCGACCGGGCGCGCTCTCTGGCGGCGAGCAGCAAAGAGTCGCCATTGCCCGCGCGCTGTTGATCAAACCCCGCGTACTGTTGATGGATGAGCCGCTCGCTTCCCTCGACCAGATGCGCAAGCGGGAAATTCTCCCCTATCTCGAGAAACTGCACCGCGCGCTGGACATTCCGATTCTGTATGTAAGCCACTCGATCGAGGAAATCGCGCGGCTTGCCGACCACCTGGTACTGATGGATAACGGAAGCATCACTAACGAAGGCCCGGCCACCGCCCTGCTCTCCCGCGAGGACTTTCCGGTACCGCTCGGAGACGATCTGGGTGTGCTGCTGGAAGCCAACATCGCGCAGCGGGATAGCCAGTGGAATCTGCTGAGAGCGGATTTTGACGGGGGTAGCCTGTGGCTGCGGGATAGTGGCGAAGCCGTCGGCGACTCGATTCGGGTGCGCGTGCTCGCACGGGACATCAGCCTGACCCGGGGCGAGGATACGCAATCCAGCATCCTCAACCGCCTGCCGGTCGAGGTAGAAGAGATCTCTGCCGACCGCGATCCAGCCATGGTGTTGCTTCGTCTGAAACCTCAAGCCACCGCCACACATCCCAGTGACGCGGTGGGATCGCGACTGATCGCACGCATCACCCGCCGCTCCGCCCATCAGCTGTCCGTAAACACCGGAAGTAGATTGTGGGCGCAGATCAAATCTGTGGCCATCGTGCGTTAA